GACCAGCCTAGCGGACGGGCACTTGGACTGCCGCCTGCCTGTGGCGGATTGGGTTCTTGGTTACTTTGATGAACAAATAGTCAATCCACTGTCACGACATCCACCTTCCCTTTTGTCAAACTTCTCGACTGCATCCTTGTTCTCATTTCGCGAATTCCTTTGTTGCCGCGATTCAGACCCGACTGCAGCCATCTGATTATTGTGTATCGATCGGTAACAGCTCCCGCGGTACGCTCGCCACCTCCAGACGGCACCGTatcgcagccttggcctccgTTCCGACTCTGACTGACCTCGTGCATTATCCTTCAACCTGCATCTGCGCCGCACCTCAGCCTAACCACCCCCTTCAACAGTTCAAAACCGCACCCTATCCCGAAGCCGTCCCTTCCACTTCCGGCACCTGGACGCTTCTTCGAGACTTCCTCTCACCACTCTCGCCAAtctgccttggccgctgtcgtcgtcgcaaatCCGACCTCTTGTCTCTGCCTCGTGTGCCGCGTGCTCCTTGGCCCGCACGACTCTTGACTCGAACCCCGCGCTGCCTGTTCGTGACGACCGCGGCCACGTCGTCTCTCCAGCAGAAGGATGGCTGCACGCATGGCTACTCCTAGCCAGATGCCTCCAGTCCCGAATAGGGAGGACATTGGGGCGACGTAAGATGCTCCTCCCCGACCGCTGCTGACCGACAAAACATGGCTGACCTGTCGTGCATCTCAGATGGCATTATCTCCAGTCTGGCATCACTCGTATCATGAACGAGCTAGAGAGAGGAATCGACATGCAAATGTACATGGGTGTCTACACGTGCGTGCTTTCCCGTCTCTGCTCATCAAGCTCTCACCTTCAGCATGATTGTAGAAATAATAATGTGCTGACTTGCCATCATACACAGCGCCGTGCACAACTTTTGCACCTCACAAAAGGCTGTTGGTCTCACCGGGCCAGCCATGCAGTCCAACCACCGTGGTGGTAAGTTCTCACATAACAGGCCGATGCGTTGACGCCTTCGACGGTCAGTCTCAGCTAATCCTCTCTTTCGTGCGTAGCCCATCTCCTCGGTGAAGAACTCTACAACAACCTCATTACCTACCTCCAGAAGCATCTTGAAGATCTTGTCGAGGCATCCAAATCGCACACCGACGAGGCACTGCTGGCATACTACATCAAGGAGTGGAGTCGATACACCAATGCGGCAAAATACATCCACCATCTCTTCCGATACTTAAACCGTCACTGGGTCAAGAGAGAAATCGatgagggaaaaaagaaCGTGTACGATGTCTATACTCTGCACCTCGTGCAATGGCGCAAGGTTTTGTTCGAACAGGTCTCCGGAAAGGTAATGGACGCCGTTTTGAAGCTAGTGGAAAAGCAGCGAAATGGCGAGACGATTGAGCACAACCAGATCAAACAAGTTGTCGACTCCTTTGTATCCCTTGGTCTGGACGAAGCCGACATGTCGAGGTCTACATTGGACGTTTACCGTTACTACTTTGAGAGGCCTTTTTTGGAAGCTACCGCAGAATTTTACACCGCCGAATCGAAACAATTTGTCGCCGAAAATAGCGTTGTTGAATACATGAAAAAGGCCGAAGTACGATTggccgaagaagaggaaagggTCGTCATGTATTTGCATCAGGACATCGCGGTCCCATTGAAGAAGACTTGCAACACGGCTCTGATTGCCGAACACTCAACGTTGCTGCGGGAGGAATTCCAGGTCCTGTTGGACAATGAACGAGAGGAAGACATGGCTAGAATGTATAACCTTCTCTCCAGAATCCCTGACGGCCTGGACCCATTGCGGACTAAATTCGAAAAGCATGTGCTCAAGGCTGGTCTCGCAGCTGTTCAGAAGGTACAGTCCTCGGAAGGTGACAAGCTTGAACCCAAAGTGTATGTGGATGCGCTACTCGAGGTGCACTCCCAGTATCAGTTATTGGTCAAGCAAGCATTCAATGACGAGCCAGAGTTTACCCGCTCGCTTGACAACGCATGCAGGGAGTTTGTCAATCGCAACGAAGTATGCAAGGATACTTCCACAAAGTCACCGGAGCTCCTAGCCAAGTATACCGACGTCTTACTCCGTAAGAGTAGCACCAGTATAGAAGAAGGCGATTTGGAGCGGACTTTGACCCAGATTATGACCGTTTTCAAATACATCGAAGACAAGGATGTATTCCAGAAGTATTACTCCCGGATGTTGGCCCGACGCCTCGTTCATAGCAACTCGTCATCGGATGACGCTGAAACGAGCATGATTagcaagctcaaggaggcaTGTGGTTTTGAATATACCAATAAGCTACAACGCATGTTCCAAGACATGCAGATCTCAAAGGACTTGAACAAAGACTTCCGGGGCCACCTAGAAAGCGTTGACTCACTCAAGACTGTTGACTCAACCTTCTCAATTTTGGGTACCGGTTTCTGGCCACTGCAAGCGCCATCGACGCATTTTCACCCGCCTGTGGAAATTGCCACAGAAATTGAGCGCTTTTCGCGATTCTACAAGCACAAGCATGACGGGCGCAAATTGACGTGGTTGTGGCATTTATGCAAAGGTGAAGTCAGGGCGGGATATTGCAAGAACAGCAAAACGCCATTCACATTCCAGGTTTCAATCTACCAAATGGCTATTCTTTTGCTATTCAACGAGAAGGACACCTACACATATGATGACATGGTCACGGCAACACAACTGAGCACTGAAGTTTTGGATCAAGCACTGGCCGTCATCCTCAAGGCCAAAGTGCTGTTGATGGATGGAGGTTCGGGCGAAAGACCTAAACCAGGAAGGTCCTTCAGTCTTAACTACGAGTTCAAGAGCAAGAAGATTCGCGTCAACCTCAATCTGGGTGGTGTCAAGGAGGCTAAGCAAGAAGAGACGGAGACTAACAAGACCATTGAGGAGGATCGCAAGTTGGTCCTTCAGGTAAGCACACCCACATCCCAAAGTGTTTCTCAAGATGGAGAAGTGGATGGCACTTTTCTAACCTTGTCGACAGTCGGCCATTGTCCGAATCATGAAGGCACGAAAGAAGATGAAACACACTCAACTTGTCAGCGAAACCATCAACCAGATTCGTTCGAGATTTGTTCCCAAAGTTGGTGACATCAAGAAATGTATTGAGATCCTGCTGGACAAAGAGTATCTTGAACgcctggatgacgatgaactGGGCTACCTCGCATAGTGTCATATCCCAACCGCACTCCTCCACAGTATGAGCAGCAACGACCACGGTTTTGGCGAATTATTTGCAATGGCAAAACTACGAGTTACACCAAAAGGATATATTGCTGCCTACCCGGTTCCTCTTGTTATATTATCTCAAGCGCATTGGGCATCCACTTTCCTCGCCACGATTGCATAAGTGCCGACTGTTTCAGGGAAACGATTGCGTTCTTCCCTTTGCGACGGCATATTATCTGGAATGGGTAGCATCCGTAGAGTATattgaagaaaaaaagacattACTAAACGTAACTCTCATATTATTTCGACTCCAGGGTATTACTCGCCGTATGGAATGGGCCGACTACGGCACAGCATGATTCCGCTTCGTGTTATATTTGCTGGGTGGAGATGGGCAAGCCGGATAGGAGCAGGTTGCATGGGCAAAGAGAATGGATGGGTTTGAAGACAAGAGCAGGGTAGTGTGAATGgacaaagaagaaagaaagaaagaagagaaaggtGATGCAGACATGCAGCGAGTAAGCAGTAGATAGATAATACACGAAATGTCCATTCACCATGAGCAAACTATGGGCCTCGTGATCGACGCGGTGAACTATTCTATTAAGAAAGAGATTTTACAAAACCCATTGGCAGTAAATACCCATCTCTTTTATATGTCAAGTGAATGCTCTTTCCCTTCCGCACCAGCACTACTAAATCGATTACAATGCCAATCAATGACGCTACTCGCTGGCTTTGACTTCCGTGCCCTTGCCCTCCGACGTGTCATCCATGCCCCCCTTCTCACTCATCTTTGCACCCATAACATCCTCCTGCTGGAACCCATCGTTGTTCAATTTGGGCGTAACATCCTCGTCCTTTTGTTTGTGGCTCACCTTTTCGGGTGACCCCATGACGTCTTGAAAGGAATCATCCATTTCTGAAGATCCCGAGACAGGTCGCTCAGAGGTTTTGCTTAGAATACTCTCGCTGAAACTGGCGTGTGTAGCGTGTCTCTTGGGGTCGTCTGTGCTCGTGGACCGCGAATCAGGCGGGCTTACCATTTGGTAGTCTTTGTCGATAGGACTAGTGGAAATAGGGGGATTGTTGTGCGTGCTGGGGGAGGGGGATTTCTTGCCGCCCCAGCCAGACGCCCAGCCGCCTGTTTTACGTTTGTCCCCGGCCCATGTTGCCCAGCTGGACATGTAGGCGGATGCTTTGGCGCCAACCGAGTTCATTGTTTGTTGGGCTTTGGTGAGATCCACCGGATACTGAGATTTCTCTGTGGAAGATTTCGGGTTGGTTGTTTGGGTACGCGAGTCTTCTGCACGACGCCGTTGGGATTCCCGCAGGTATTCCACGTCAGAATAGAGCTTGTTTAACATGGTGGAGGCCTTTTCGCGGCCCGCGGCGAGGTTGCGACCGAGTATATCGCGGCCCTGAGCGAGGCGCTCGTCGAGATGGAGATCTTTGATCTGATCGGCGACACGGCGTTGAATGTCGTCGATAGTGAGACCCCCAGCACAAGGATGTTTTGGTTCCGAGACGGCGAACAGGTTTGTGTCAGTGTGAGCGTCCCATATACGGTAGTTTTCAGTCTTTTTCCATGCTTCTACCCATTCGGAGCCAAAGTCTACGGCAGGATCGCTGTCAGCGCCGAGGGTAGAGGGATCTTCGCCTTGGCTAATGAGAAAATTGCGGAACTTGACGGATGATATAAGACCCAGCATGTACGCCTCGAACTGTGATCTGATGAACTCTTCACTTCCAATGTACTGCATATTCTTGGGTCTGCTAGGATTGGCCTCGTCCCATGTTTCGTTGACCTCATGGGTTAGAAAGTCTATCCAGCGACGGTCTGCAGGTGTCAGGGCTAGCGCCGCCTTGAGAGAGGGCGATGTGATGCTGACGGTGTCTTCGTCCAAGTTGATGAGGACATCGCTGTATCTATCCTTTTGCTGAAGCAAGAGCGAATTGGTGCTGCCGACAATGTATGACTTGGTGCCAAAGTCGGCTAAAATGTCAAGTTGTTGCAACGGTGTGTAAGGTCCGAAAAAGCCACCCTAGGAACTGTGTTAGTTGAAGTAGCTACGGagatgtgtgtgtgtgtgttccGACCTTGCCAAAGATTTGCAGTGGGAGTCCCATGAAAGTCAAAAGTGAGTTTCGATTGCTACTCTGTAATGTTGTAGGTTTGGCAAGCTTCTTCTCGTAGCTGTCCAGTTCCGGGTCGGCACAGTCTTGCAGATTGCGGATCAAGCCAGGTATCAGAGATATGAGAGAAAACTGCACCATGCACAGCCTATCACACCTCGAGCCGAAGAAAAGCATCTGAAAGTCATTAGCTTAGCAAAATGCAAAGGGCATACTGGGCATACCTTTGGCTGGAGCAAGCAACATTTCAATAACACTAGCGCTTGCCACTTAAACTCATGTATGAACTCCCGCAAACTCATTCCTAAGTGCTGGTCACGCTCAGTATCCTCCTCCACGAGGCCCCTAGCCTTTTCGTCAGCGAGGCTTTCTTGAAACCGTCGCAGGATCTCGGTGTCTGTGAATTCCCGTTGGGCAAACCATGCTTGGGTGACAATGCTGAGGCGCTCACGCAACATGCCAAAAGACTGTGGACTGTCCGCAATTACGACCACAGCTTTTTGCACTGTTGATCTGGTAACATCAGCAGGGCGGTTAATTAACTGAGCCGAATCCAATTGCCGTGTACATGATATTCCGAACAGCGATGTGGCAGGTTCCGTATTGGTCTTTGGTTTCAGTAGCGTAAAGTACGAAAAATCTTCTTCAGAGCTAGTATTTCGGTCAGCAACACCGCTCCTCCATTCGAGGACAGCAAGGGTCCTAGCACTACGTACGCATGAGCTCCGTCACTCAGTGCCATGAATGGCAATAGTGGCCAGTTATATTTAATAGCCGGATCGACTCCCTCGTCAGCACCAAACCACGTCTCCACCTCGGGTCCCCGAGCATGATGAAATCCTACAACAGTTACGAGCGGCGAGAATCCACTGCCCGCTGGGCTGTCCGTATTGACAAGGCTGATAGGGGTCAATGCCGGCTCAACATCTGCTCCATCCGGAGAGTTCGCACCATTGTGCTTGTATTTGATGTCCTCGGATGTCATCGTTTCGAGCCTTGACCGCAGCCGCAATCGTTGATCCGTAATCAGTGTCCGTACAGGTTAGAAAAGAGTGGCTTGCCAATACTATGAATTCGCCATATGCAGGATGATTGATCCGAGCGTCCAACTTGATGATAGCGATCTGCTTGCAAGTGCCTCGCTCAAAGTAGAGTGTCAGCCAAGCAAATAGACACATATGCATATATACAGTCCCCGTCGACAACGAGTTGATCGGGTGTGCCAGGGATCCAGCGTCTCGTGATGTTTTCTGGTCTACCACCTAaagcaatggcaatggcaggCTTTGTCCTGCTTTGTCCTGCTCGGGCCAGCAATATTGTACAGTTCGGAAGGCAGCGTTCGAGATACAGGTGGCAGGAAATGGGAAAACCGAAACGAATGGTCGACAGTGTCTTGCCTCCGCCCAGTCGGCTCTTCGACGTCGTGTAAAGTATGGAATATGCAAGATGAAGTGTCAATGCGGTGGAGACGCGGGTGTGTGTCTGGCAGCGATATCGTTGGATGGCGCAGTAATGATGGGTCAaatctcgccgccggcgcaatAAGCACTAGAGAGTGGACAGGATTGTTTTCCCTCAGTTTGTAGCCTTATCTAGGCGCCTCGTGATGCCTTCTGGGCGTAGGCATGTGTTGACAATGTGACATCAGGAGCAAACATGGCACAGGGTCCCGGAAATTGGCGTGGTTGCACAGAACAGAGAGCTAGCCAGCTTAACAAAGAGGATTGAGCAAAGAAGTTGCCCCGCCAAGCTTAAACGGGAAGCACGCCCCCACCTACTCTACCCATCCGGCCACTGACCTATCACGTGCGTCGATGCCGGGCTGGTTCAGTGTAGTAGGCGTCTAGGGTAGGATGCAGCGCGCCCAAGAACAAGTCGATACATTCATATCGTCGTGTAAGCCTTGAAAACACTTGCTTTGGTCGGCTGAATTGATAAATAGACGTGTGAATATGTTCAGACATGCCATAATGATGGCTCACCAAAAGAGGAAAGGACATGTGATAATTTCAGACCTTACCCTGGAGGAGGCGAATGCAGATGCTGTGGCACTTGGATCTACGCGCTTTACAAATATGAAGTATTGGCACTTGACTACCCGACTAGGAGATTATTTCTAATGTATCACCATAGATGTCTTCTAAATCAACGCAACTCTTTGGTAGCCTTGAGAGAGCTTGGCTCATTGTTTACTTTCTagttggctgctgccattATGTCCAGCCAATTGTCAGCTCACCTCTGTCGTTGCAGCATTAATATTTTGACCGAACAGCTTCCAACCTTCAGATAAGCTTTTGCAGCCTGGCCCTGCAGGGTTCAGAATGGGTTCATGCGGATGGTTATTTCAACTGGGTTTAGCCCTGCATGTGTGGTTTCGGGGCAACCAAGCATTTTATGTTATTTTCTTGACTCTTTTTCGGTGGTAACATGACACATTCGGACAGCTGTGAGGGTGAATGTGCTTGGCACTCGTACGTCCCTCTGAAGCACTACAATACGGTGTGATAATGTTATATAACTCATGAAGGAATAGAAATTTCGAGGAATCAGCGCATTGTCTAGTGTATCTCCGATGCAGACTCTTGATCAACTTCTCCTAGCATTTGCTGTGTCGAGTATTCGACTGGCCAACTATTCGCCCAAGTTAACGCGCTTACTCTCAGGGATGTTATGTGTTTCGGCTATTAGTCAAGCTAGCCAGACACAAAAGGGTGCATTTTATGTGTAGAGTTTATGAGAGTCTCCTGTGATTATCAAAAGAAGAAAGCAGGATCCGCTCAATCTGTACCTGTAGACTGTCATCTCCGAATACACAGAACCCACCATGAAGACACCAGGTATGTGCGGCAGGCGCATGAACAACGGACCAGGTGGTGTCTATCAGCACTAAAAGATCCAAGAGATgtgagaaaaagaagacaagaaagCGGGAGCTAAAGGGATGGATAGCGAGAATGCCGGCAGATCTGTTGAAGAAAGCGCATGATCCATGAATTGGAGTTGGGTTTGGCTATTGTTGCGGTCGtggtactagtagtagttgtAGTAGAAGATGCAGATGGCTGTTATTACTTCTCGGCACGGTCCGCATATCCCCAGTCGAGGATATTTGAAACCAAGATCAAGAGGGGGCGGACTCGTAGtctcgtactccgtactgagaGTCACATGAAGCGGCGATCTCTCTGCGCCAAGTCTGACATGATGCAGGGACGAAGTTACTTGCTcgctccgtactctgtaccaaGTCATTTGGCTAAAGATGTGAAACGAAAGATCAGCTTGCCGCCAGACTTTGGTTTTTGAAcgaaatacggagtaccatgATTGATGAATGTTCCCTGATTTTTCTAGTCAATTTCGTTTGagcaagcacttgagggcCATTTGACACTTGGACCCTTGGGTAGTGGCTCTGCAATAAGTTTCGGGCGAAGCCTACTTGATATGATCTGCGCACTTGAAATACGTCTTGATATGGAATCTGGCTTCATGGTTCGCAATAATAAGGCGATGCAGGACACCACGTCGTCGGAGGGGATTCCAAATTTCCCACATGCACCGGACCGCTTGTCCAATCAGTGAGGCCCAATGCCAATCTCTTAGTAGCAGTTACATGTACAAGCCACATGCTTATTTATGCACGACACCGTATTAGGCTGCTGAAGGCCAGGGGCGTTGGAGGGGGTCTCGGGACGCCCAAGGTTTTTGGcgtggctgcatgtgccttcatcttcatcaatTTTCGCACTCTGCGCAATCAGCACACGTCGACGTTGTCCTgagtcttgactcttgataTTGGTCTGTGGCTGGTCCACACCCGACCACCACCAAATCGCATTTCCAGTACTAATGATTCCAACCCACCAAAGGGGGCCCCTTGACAGGGGGGCTCGAGGTGCTTGATTTCATGTTTTGCTGAGgggagtactccgtagttttGTGCTGTTGACATTGCGACGGGCCTGAGGTTGTATTGTGCACGTCTGGCGTCCACGTTGTGTTGCAATGGGCATGAGACAAAGCCTCGTCTTCATGGAATATGGCcactacgtactccgtactcctcGAGACATGCCGTTACCTGGTTTCACAAAAGGGCCCCAGCCATACACACACATGCACCTTGTGTCCTCACATTGTAACCCAGTTCCTGGTCTGTGGTGCTTCCGCGGCATACAGAATGCAGCTTCCAGCACATGGGGTTGCCATCCTGAAGAGACGGTAACACGTGGATGGTGCCGGATTAAACCGAACTGTCACTTTAAAGCTGGTCCGGCAgcgactacggagtacacattCCTTTTGTTAGTTCTgcagtagtactccgtaacttCTGCAGAGTTCAATACCGAGGCCGGCGGTACAGGAAACTTGACCCAGGCCACAACGGTTTGGGTCCATTGGGCCACGTGTAAACCCATGTCGCATCTGGTCAACTGCTGGGATTCCGCTCCATGTGTTGTAATGGCCCCTGGTGGCTCATGTCTAATAAAAGAAGGGAACA
The DNA window shown above is from Metarhizium brunneum chromosome 1, complete sequence and carries:
- the culA gene encoding Cullin-1 is translated as MATPSQMPPVPNREDIGATWHYLQSGITRIMNELERGIDMQMYMGVYTAVHNFCTSQKAVGLTGPAMQSNHRGAHLLGEELYNNLITYLQKHLEDLVEASKSHTDEALLAYYIKEWSRYTNAAKYIHHLFRYLNRHWVKREIDEGKKNVYDVYTLHLVQWRKVLFEQVSGKVMDAVLKLVEKQRNGETIEHNQIKQVVDSFVSLGLDEADMSRSTLDVYRYYFERPFLEATAEFYTAESKQFVAENSVVEYMKKAEVRLAEEEERVVMYLHQDIAVPLKKTCNTALIAEHSTLLREEFQVLLDNEREEDMARMYNLLSRIPDGLDPLRTKFEKHVLKAGLAAVQKVQSSEGDKLEPKVYVDALLEVHSQYQLLVKQAFNDEPEFTRSLDNACREFVNRNEVCKDTSTKSPELLAKYTDVLLRKSSTSIEEGDLERTLTQIMTVFKYIEDKDVFQKYYSRMLARRLVHSNSSSDDAETSMISKLKEACGFEYTNKLQRMFQDMQISKDLNKDFRGHLESVDSLKTVDSTFSILGTGFWPLQAPSTHFHPPVEIATEIERFSRFYKHKHDGRKLTWLWHLCKGEVRAGYCKNSKTPFTFQVSIYQMAILLLFNEKDTYTYDDMVTATQLSTEVLDQALAVILKAKVLLMDGGSGERPKPGRSFSLNYEFKSKKIRVNLNLGGVKEAKQEETETNKTIEEDRKLVLQSAIVRIMKARKKMKHTQLVSETINQIRSRFVPKVGDIKKCIEILLDKEYLERLDDDELGYLA
- the AVL9 gene encoding Late secretory pathway protein AVL9 produces the protein MTSEDIKYKHNGANSPDGADVEPALTPISLVNTDSPAGSGFSPLVTVVGFHHARGPEVETWFGADEGVDPAIKYNWPLLPFMALSDGAHASEEDFSYFTLLKPKTNTEPATSLFGISLQKAVVVIADSPQSFGMLRERLSIVTQAWFAQREFTDTEILRRFQESLADEKARGLVEEDTERDQHLGMSLREFIHEFKWQALVLLKCCLLQPKMLFFGSRCDRLCMVQFSLISLIPGLIRNLQDCADPELDSYEKKLAKPTTLQSSNRNSLLTFMGLPLQIFGKGGFFGPYTPLQQLDILADFGTKSYIVGSTNSLLLQQKDRYSDVLINLDEDTVSITSPSLKAALALTPADRRWIDFLTHEVNETWDEANPSRPKNMQYIGSEEFIRSQFEAYMLGLISSVKFRNFLISQGEDPSTLGADSDPAVDFGSEWVEAWKKTENYRIWDAHTDTNLFAVSEPKHPCAGGLTIDDIQRRVADQIKDLHLDERLAQGRDILGRNLAAGREKASTMLNKLYSDVEYLRESQRRRAEDSRTQTTNPKSSTEKSQYPVDLTKAQQTMNSVGAKASAYMSSWATWAGDKRKTGGWASGWGGKKSPSPSTHNNPPISTSPIDKDYQMVSPPDSRSTSTDDPKRHATHASFSESILSKTSERPVSGSSEMDDSFQDVMGSPEKVSHKQKDEDVTPKLNNDGFQQEDVMGAKMSEKGGMDDTSEGKGTEVKASE